A region of Nakaseomyces glabratus chromosome E, complete sequence DNA encodes the following proteins:
- the DBF4 gene encoding protein serine/threonine kinase activating protein DBF4 (CAGL0E04576g~Putative regulatory subunit of kinase complex involved in initiation of DNA replication; gene is upregulated in azole-resistant strain), with translation MASNENLISHAGGVYAARSPLKETDANSKPAGTLTINNEDRDLKKRLIETTNEKLQLRKRAKLERGRSIEGAVQVTKGVALRNVESQGRSISGQGTVSGTASNQSGNNNNKVALGELLEWQMNWRNIMRRDSRIYFDTTDEPDITKHAKSKLEKRKLLLKCGFMSLGAQITQFFDTSVTIVISSRSIDNITQLNETDILARAKKSYMKVWGYDKAARFLKNLDVDLENLEKNKLPTIASPSLSNLLQNEKLFGPSDRDPRTRRDDIHYFKYPHIYMYDLWQTWAPIITLEWKPQELANPNNLPYPTLKMGTFGRCPFIGDRSCDESSYKRVLKRYSRDKSNKKYALKLRGLYQHHADPTVSMTKNLIFIPHLCLDSAQCYEKWQEQHMKEQYRIKHKDGELPIQKDSKDGTNEDKESEIRQNEKEISIGKIDNDNGESKIEEIAENSKLVQRDSVWKGIVPTVKLEQSKRSLPQLNRQETEEFPDDLCTVKKYSRDQYEIKASGVHQSNDIATSFGNGLGPTRASVMSKNMKSLSRFVVDKKIATQTTSGNNVSSSTNLKHMSAANGNAAKVSNESIMEVQHKVNDDTSKEVQKTTINPENNLINAAPGNNNSSNLTSHLVQNNQVTSKRPLMKNSGYCENCRVKYEYLDLHVVSEKHLSFANNDINFEAIDSLIEKLGFQF, from the coding sequence ATGGCGTCTAATGAGAATCTGATCTCGCATGCCGGTGGAGTGTATGCTGCGCGTTCGCCTTTGAAAGAGACGGATGCAAATTCAAAGCCTGCTGGTACCCTTACGATAAACAATGAAGACAgagatttgaagaagcGGCTGATCGAAACGACTAATGAGAAACTGCAACTTCGAAAGAGAGCTAAGTTGGAAAGAGGCAGGTCTATTGAAGGTGCGGTGCAGGTTACAAAAGGAGTAGCGCTGAGGAATGTTGAGAGTCAAGGAAGAAGTATATCTGGTCAGGGTACCGTTAGTGGTACAGCCTCTAATCAATCTGGgaacaataacaacaagGTAGCGCTCGGTGAGTTACTCGAATGGCAGATGAATTGGCGTAATATTATGAGACGAGATTCcagaatatattttgaCACTACGGATGAGCCTGATATTACGAAACACGCTAAAAGCAAGCTAGAGAAACGTAAGTTACTTCTGAAATGTGGATTTATGTCATTAGGAGCCCAGATTACCCAGTTTTTTGATACTAGCGTCACAATTGTAATCTCGAGTAGATctattgataatattacaCAACTTAATGAAACAGACATCCTCGCCAGAGCAAAGAAAAGTTACATGAAGGTTTGGGGTTATGATAAGGCAGCAAGATTTTTGAAGAACCTTGATGTCGATCTGGAAAATCTAGAGAAGAACAAACTTCCTACCATTGCATCTCCGtcattatcaaatttattacaaaatgaaaagcTATTTGGACCTTCTGACCGTGATCCTCGCACTCGGAGAGATGATATTCACTACTTCAAGTATCCGCATATTTACATGTATGATCTATGGCAAACATGGGCACCGATAATAACATTAGAATGGAAACCACAAGAACTAGCAAATCCCAATAATCTTCCATATCCAACATTAAAAATGGGTACTTTTGGTAGATGTCCTTTCATTGGTGACCGTTCTTGCGATGAAAGTTCTTACAAGAGGGTGTTGAAAAGATACAGTCGTGACAAGagcaacaaaaaatatgcTTTAAAGCTAAGAGGATTATATCAACATCATGCTGATCCAACAGTATCTATGACTAAGAATCTAATATTCATACCACACCTTTGTTTGGATTCTGCTCAATGCTATGAAAAATGGCAAGAACAACATATGAAAGAGCAATATAGGATCAAGCATAAGGATGGCGAACTACCTATTCAGAAAGATTCAAAAGATGGCACTAATGAAGACAAGGAGTCCGAAATACGACAAAatgagaaagaaatatcaattgGTAAAATTGACAATGACAACGGCGAATCTAAAATTGAGGAAATAGCTGAAAATTCTAAATTAGTTCAAAGGGATTCTGTATGGAAAGGGATTGTGCCAACTGTAAAATTAGAACagagtaagagatcactTCCACAACTTAATAGACAAGAAACTGAAGAGTTTCCGGATGACCTGTGCACTGTGAAAAAATACTCTAGAGATCAGTACGAAATAAAAGCTAGTGGTGTTCATCAATCTAATGATATTGCTACATCTTTTGGTAATGGATTAGGCCCTACAAGAGCTAGTGTGATGAgtaaaaatatgaaaagcTTGAGTAGATTTGTTgttgacaaaaaaattgcaacTCAAACCACGAGTGGAAATAATGTGTCCAGCTCAACTAATCTAAAGCATATGTCGGCTGCCAATGGTAATGCTGCCAAGGTGAGTAACGAAAGCATAATGGAAGTGCAACATAAAGTGAATGATGATACTAGTAAAGAAGTTCAAAAGACTACTATCAATCCCGAAAATAATCTCATTAATGCAGCTCCaggaaataataatagtagtAATTTGACCTCACACTTAGTACAAAACAACCAGGTAACATCCAAAAGGCcattaatgaaaaattcCGGTTATTGTGAAAATTGCAGAGTCAAATATGAGTACTTGGATCTGCATGTTGTATCAGAGAAACATCTTTCATTTGCTAATAACGATATTAATTTTGAGGCGATAGATTCGCTGATAGAAAAATTAGGATTCCAATTCTAA
- the CDC34 gene encoding SCF E2 ubiquitin-protein ligase catalytic subunit CDC34 (CAGL0E04598g~Nuclear ubiquitin complex component), whose protein sequence is MSNLKSTAASLLLRQYRELTDPKKAIPSFHIELEDDSNIFVWNIGVMVLNEDSIYHGGYFKAQMRFPDDFPFSPPQFRFTPAIYHPNVYRDGRLCISILHQSGDPMTDEPDAETWSPVQTVESVLISIVSLLEDPNISSPANVDAAVDFRKNPEQYKQRVKMEVERSKQDIPPGFEMPTSDTAYLSQHKNENPHEQHQNQRDISENFWYDSDLEDDEDVGSLMNDGDSLGYNDDDVYNYQSYRNRGGDEDEDEIEFEDDDEDDSIDNDSVMDRKQPHKAGDESEDVEEVEKIVKK, encoded by the coding sequence ATGAGTAACTTGAAGAGCACTGCGGCCAGCTTGCTGCTACGACAATACAGGGAGCTTACGGACCCCAAGAAGGCCATACCTTCTTTCCACATCGAGCTGGAGGACGACTCGAACATCTTTGTGTGGAACATAGGAGTGATGGTGCTGAACGAGGACTCCATATACCACGGCGGGTACTTCAAAGCGCAGATGCGGTTCCCGGACGACTTCCCTTTCTCGCCACCTCAGTTCAGGTTCACGCCGGCTATATACCACCCTAACGTCTACAGGGACGGCAGACTGTGCATCTCCATATTGCACCAGAGCGGTGACCCCATGACTGACGAGCCGGACGCCGAGACGTGGTCTCCTGTGCAAACAGTAGAGAGTGTGCTAATCTCCATAGTGTCGCTCCTGGAGGACCCTAACATCTCCTCCCCTGCAAACGTGGACGCAGCAGTTGATTTTAGAAAGAACCCCGAGCAGTATAAACAGCGTGTGAAAATGGAAGTCGAGAGGTCAAAGCAGGATATTCCGCCAGGGTTCGAAATGCCAACCTCGGATACCGCCTACCTGTCGCAGCACAAGAACGAAAACCCACACGAACAACACCAGAACCAAAGAGATATCTCAGAAAATTTCTGGTACGATAGTGACttagaagatgatgaagatgtcGGAAGTCTGATGAACGATGGAGACTCCCTAGGTTACAACGACGACGACGTTTACAACTACCAAAGTTACAGAAACAGAGGCGGCGAcgaagatgaggatgagaTAGAATTTGAGGACGACGACGAAGATGACAGTATCGATAATGATAGCGTAATGGACAGAAAGCAACCACACAAGGCAGGAGATGAAAGTGAGGATGTAGAAGAAGTAGAGAAGATTGTAAAGAAATAA
- the PST1 gene encoding Pst1p (CAGL0E04620g~Ecm33-family protein with a predicted role in cell wall biogenesis and organization; predicted GPI-anchor): MQLNHLLLSALISVASAANTTVPDVPSSCSFTTTTATAQSDLDKLAGCENIVGDVVISGSLGNAALANVKAIYGSFKVNNATSLNNLAADSLQKVTGTLALQSLTILTSASFGSLEEVDTINLITLPAISTFSSNLKSANNILISDTSLESIDGFSDLEEVAVFNINNNRYLTSLKSSVKTVSDSLQFSFNGDQSSLTFDDLLWANNITLRDVDEVSFKKLESVNSSLGFINNSISSLSVDNLKSVGQSFSIVSNDDLTSVSFANLSTIGGALVVANNTNLKDLSTFKNVQTIGGALIVTGNFTTLDMSSLKSVRGGADIETKAGNFSCDPFKKLQSKGGIQGDNFVCKNGATSTSISLTSRSSSASQSSSSQRASATASGNSSNSASTAASTSSANKQKSKGAAAGLADSFQGSSLMGALAAVALALI, from the coding sequence ATGCAATTGAATCATCTTTTGTTATCTGCACTAATCAGTGTAGCCTCCGCTGCTAACACTACAGTCCCAGATGTTCCATCTTCCTGTAGTTTCACCACTACCACTGCCACTGCTCAGTCCGACTTGGACAAGCTGGCCGGCTGTGAGAACATTGTCGGTGACGTCGTCATCAGTGGTTCTCTAGGTAACGCTGCCCTGGCCAACGTCAAAGCCATCTACGGTTCTTTCAAAGTCAACAACGCTACCTCTCTAAACAACTTGGCTGCCGACAGCCTGCAGAAGGTCACCGGTACCCTGGCTCTGCAAAGCTTGACCATCCTGACCTCTGCTTCTTTCGGTTCCCTAGAGGAGGTCGACACCATCAACCTGATCACTTTGCCAGCCATCTCCACTTTCTCTTCAAACTTGAAGTCCGCTAACAATATCCTGATCTCAGACACCTCTCTGGAGTCCATCGACGGTTTCTCCGACTTGGAAGAAGTCGCCGTcttcaacatcaacaacaacagataCTTGACCTCTTTGAAGTCTAGCGTCAAGACAGTCAGTGACTCTCTACAATTCTCTTTCAACGGTGACCAGTCCTCTTTGACCTTCGACGACTTGCTATGGGCTAACAACATTACCTTGAGAGACGTCGACGAAGTCtctttcaagaagttgGAATCCGTCAACTCCTCCTTGGGTTTCATCAACAACTCCATCTCCTCCTTGTCCGTTGACAACTTGAAGTCCGTCGGCCAATCCTTCAGCATTGTCTCCAACGATGACTTGACCTCCGTCTCCTTCGCTAACTTGTCCACCATCGGCGGTGCCCTTGTGGTCGCCAACAACACCAACTTGAAGGACTTGAGCACTTTCAAGAACGTCCAAACCATCGGCGGTGCCTTGATCGTCACCGGTAACTTCACAACTCTGGACATGAGCTCCTTGAAGTCAGTCAGAGGTGGTGCCGACATCGAAACCAAGGCCGGTAACTTCTCCTGTGACCCATTCAAGAAGTTACAAAGCAAGGGTGGTATCCAAGGTGACAACTTCGTTTGCAAGAACGGTGCCACTTCCACTTCCATTAGCTTGACCTCCAGATCCTCCTCCGCTTCCCAatcctcttcttctcaaaGAGCCTCCGCTACTGCCTCCGGTAACTCCTCAAACTCTGCCTCCACTGCTGCTTCCACTTCTTCCGCTAACAAGCAGAAGTCCAAGGGTGCTGCCGCTGGTCTTGCCGACTCCTTCCAAGGCTCTTCCTTAATGGGCGCTTTGGCTGCCGTTGCTTTGGCTCTAATATAG
- a CDS encoding uncharacterized protein (CAGL0E04642g~Has domain(s) with predicted ATP binding, nucleoside-triphosphatase activity, nucleotide binding activity), producing MDKFKLSSFGKHVVNNINPANYVNHTSNNNNNNNENLHDFNDAEKFFDEPKSEIQSNHSNHSFISEKSRPSRIEPRRPPMTSFELHVANSPNNSYALANVVAVSPSDFPNNSYILLDNLFVFTTRHSNEIPPKTIGLNGNQRTWGGWSLNQSVQVRPFDLVAYTSKHSYIGNMDVEISFRSRGKAVNTKFEQDDLSRHFVKMFESQVFSPTQYLIFEYKGHIFDVKIKGLQAIDIGDVQPKPHVSTKIETKSILTNQSHVSFYKGRDGLVNLTAGSSLQTSNPNAVIRPDFKFEDLGVGGLDKEFTKIFRRAFASRIFPPAVIEKLGISHVKGLLLFGPPGTGKTLIARKIGTMLNAKEPKIVNGPEILSKYVGSSEENIRNLFKDAEAEYRAKGEESSLHIIIFDELDSVFKQRGSRGDGTGVGDNVVNQLLAKMDGVDQLNNILVIGMTNRKDLIDSALLRPGRFEVQVEIHLPDEEGRVQIFEIQTKKMRENGMLAPDVNLKELAALTKNFSGAEIEGLVKSASSFAINKTVNIGKGSTKLNPKELSQLRVTRADFLNALDEVTPAFGVSEEDLKTCVEGGIINYSESVDNILKHGARYVRQVKKSDRSRLVSLLLHGNAGAGKTALSAAIALNSGFPFVRMISPNDIAGMSEAAKIAYIDNTFRDAYKSPLNILVIDSIETLVDWVPIGPRFSNNILQVLKVALKRKPPQDKRLLILTTTSSYSVLRQMDILSCFDNEIGVPDVGNLDELNNIMIETEFLDDAERVKVINQLARTRPAINLGIKKILTNIETARHDEDPANEFIDLIVNS from the coding sequence ATGGACAAATTTAAGTTAAGTTCATTTGGGAAGCATGTTGtgaataatatcaatcCTGCCAACTATGTGAATCATACAtccaataataataataataataatgaaaacttACATGATTTTAATGATGCTGAGAAATTCTTCGATGAACCCAAAAGTGAAATACAGTCTAATCATAGCAATCACTCATTCATTTCTGAAAAGTCTCGACCATCTAGAATCGAACCAAGACGTCCACCTATGACTAGCTTTGAGCTTCATGTTGCCAACAGTCCAAATAATTCATATGCATTGGCAAATGTGGTTGCTGTCTCTCCATCGGATTTCCCTAATAATAGCTACATACTACTAGACAATTTATTTGTGTTCACAACTAGGCATAGCAATGAAATACCACCAAAAACCATTGGTCTTAATGGAAATCAGAGGACGTGGGGTGGTTGGTCTCTTAACCAAAGTGTACAAGTTCGTCCTTTCGATTTGGTAGCTTATACTTCTAAACACTCCTATATTGGAAACATGGATGTTGAGATATCCTTCAGATCAAGAGGTAAAGCCGTTAATACCAAATTCGAGCAAGATGACCTTTCAAGGCATTTTGTTAAAATGTTCGAATCACAGGTATTCTCACCGACTCAGTACctaatatttgaatataaagGACATATATTTGATGTGAAAATAAAAGGCCTGCAAGCTATTGATATTGGAGATGTCCAACCAAAACCACATGTCTCAACAAAGATAGAAACCAAGAGTATTTTAACAAACCAGAGTCATGTTTCGTTTTATAAAGGTCGTGATGGCTTGGTAAACTTAACTGCAGGATCAAGTTTACAAACCTCAAACCCCAACGCTGTGATTCGACCAGACTTTAAGTTTGAAGACTTAGGTGTTGGTGGTCTAGATAAAGAATTCACTAAAATATTCAGAAGGGCTTTTGCAAGCAGAATTTTCCCACCTGCGGTTATTGAAAAGTTGGGTATATCGCATGTGAAAGGTTTACTATTATTTGGACCTCCTGGTACGGGTAAGACTCTTATTGCAAGAAAAATAGGTACAATGTTAAATGCTAAAGAACCAAAAATTGTTAATGGTCCGGAAATATTAAGTAAATATGTTGGTTCCtcagaagaaaatattcGTAATCTGTTCAAGGATGCTGAAGCTGAATATAGAGCTAAAGGAGAAGAATCGTCCTtacatattataatttttgatgAGCTGGACTCTGTCTTTAAGCAGAGAGGCTCTCGAGGAGATGGTACTGGTGTTGGAGATAATGTAGTGAATCAACTTTTGGCCAAAATGGACGGTGTGGATCAACTAAATAACATTCTGGTTATTGGTATGACCAACCGTAAAGACCTAATCGATAGTGCGTTGTTGCGTCCTGGTCgttttgaagttcaagttGAGATACATTTACCAGATGAAGAGGGTAGAGTCCAGATATTCGAAATTCAAACTAAGAAAATGAGAGAGAATGGCATGCTGGCGCCTGATGTGAACTTGAAGGAACTAGCTGCTTTGACAAAAAACTTCTCTGGTGCTGAAATTGAGGGTTTAGTCAAGAGTGCAAGTTCATTTGCTATCAATAAGACTGTTAATATAGGTAAAGGTAGTACAAAACTAAATCCCAAAGAACTATCTCAACTAAGGGTTACAAGAGCTGATTTCTTAAATGCATTAGATGAAGTTACTCCAGCATTTGGTGTCAGTGAAGAAGATTTAAAGACCTGCGTTGAAGGTGGTATCATTAATTATTCTGAATCAGTAGACAATATATTAAAGCATGGTGCCAGGTACGTTCGCCAAGTTAAAAAAAGTGATAGATCTAGGTTGGTATCACTGCTGTTGCATGGTAATGCCGGTGCAGGTAAAACAGCCCTTTCGGCTGCAATTGCTTTAAATTCTGGATTTCCTTTTGTGAGAATGATATCTCCCAATGATATTGCTGGTATGTCAGAAGCAGCTAAGATTGCCTACATTGATAATACGTTCCGTGACGCTTATAAATCTCCACTTAATATACTTGTGATTGATTCTATTGAGACGCTTGTGGACTGGGTTCCAATTGGACCCCGTTTCTCTAATAACATTCTTCAAGTCCTGAAAGTTGCGCTGAAACGTAAACCACCCCAGGACAAGAgacttttgattttgacCACCACATCTTCCTATTCTGTTTTGAGGCAGATGGACATTTTAAGTTGCTTTGATAATGAGATTGGTGTACCTGATGTTGGTAATTTGGACGAGCTTAATAACATTATGATAGAGACCGAGTTTTTAGATGATGCAGAGAGAGTTAAAGTGATCAACCAGTTGGCCAGAACACGCCCAGCTATTAACCTTGGAATAAAGAAGATTTTGACAAACATTGAAACGGCAAGACATGACGAAGATCCAGCTAACGAGTTTATAGACCTAATTGTTAACAGCTGA
- the EMC10 gene encoding Emc10p (CAGL0E04664g~Ortholog(s) have endoplasmic reticulum localization), translated as MYFLVYMLVLLGLVNSEKLSLFASNRDNGKRVSLGEITVDEKAHNITGTTLDASSLIGTYCFGAEGESYSNDCFCYLKVDGKKHNYTLMVDVNDDIVESLTWMMNDYSNGTTAEVRLPVHAPQPPPIKLKKTTKTYAEKKAESKLDAAKKKGKEEEDNEEEDQRTFFEKNWKKMLIGFLIYNLIAGFSKSQQQQGQQQQQ; from the coding sequence ATGTATTTTTTAGTTTATATGTTGGTCTTGTTGGGCCTTGTTAATTCGGAGAAATTGAGCCTTTTTGCAAGCAATCGTGACAATGGGAAGAGAGTGAGTCTAGGTGAGATTACAGTAGATGAAAAAGCACACAATATAACGGGTACTACTCTTGATGCGTCATCTTTAATAGGTACTTATTGTTTTGGTGCTGAAGGTGAATCATACAGCAATGACTGTTTTTGCTACTTGAAAGTAGACGGTAAGAAGCACAATTATACGTTAATGGTTGATGTCAACGATGACATAGTGGAATCATTAACATGGATGATGAACGATTATTCAAACGGTACTACTGCAGAAGTTAGATTACCAGTTCATGCACCACAACCCCCTCCAATCAAACTGAAGAAGACTACAAAGACATACGCCGAGAAGAAAGCTGAGAGTAAGCTTGATGCAGCCAAGAAAAAGggtaaagaagaagaagataacGAAGAGGAAGATCAAAGAAcattctttgaaaagaacTGGAAGAAGATGTTAATTGGTTTCCTAATATATAACCTAATTGCCGGTTTTTCCAAAAGTCAGCAGCAACAAGggcagcagcagcaacagtAG
- the YOS9 gene encoding Yos9p (CAGL0E04686g~Ortholog(s) have oligosaccharide binding activity and role in endoplasmic reticulum unfolded protein response, retrograde protein transport, ER to cytosol, ubiquitin-dependent glycoprotein ERAD pathway), which translates to MLVVAFASLLGAARAIMMPIDDPTTSDKFQITYANESLWDTLVMKNKTALESGELFDLGPDTKCFLPNMTRLHEQNVQSVNDPEYKQKLIDTLDMGAHIIDASLKNQCLVSQNGFWTYRYCGSGDFTQYHGVAPDPNDKLTYTLGRSSKQIENREFQLLYDDYGYYISEIIESGDICDVTGTPRAIEIQYTCGNVMRPGTLQWTRETKICHYEAQVIVPDLCQLELLSKNQDKKNAVPIICHMSNDVPDKHNIVDIVSNYDVSFVANQVYFLLPMNNSNVDRALLMYTGNATEDGLEMDPFPMEIYKKFIDVMNKMLGLGLLSPPDGKPFDVHDSYQWIGDIVDMHGNYLNRLRLDVDVNMEATLIIDKSINFTGPNNFQWYFRGSDRTKNSKSRFGSLTNDNMMLAGGSIINVDDISKENAQELLEKLVAAGKLSGVIEDNKITQGSPIEASKTKVTKASESTPVSEKNKKAKTVTKTIIRSRDKEEYFKENEKQGEENNAQVPFSAHNNEQHGTISKSERKEENTNQKQLANTQKGDTDTPPQSSQSSANDKLSRSGMGQKEPGVDEIGSELRGNSKKALGSNIDNSSGRSTLNDNSDRIAVENEAREIINSNAYDQSEASVDPNYRNDQQRLNSAKEHTFSQSKEKKSINSEEILETKILNSETLGNNDGVASDVKDEEVVESDRNGVIDDEL; encoded by the coding sequence ATGTTGGTTGTTGCTTTTGCTTCCTTGCTGGGGGCTGCAAGGGCTATTATGATGCCGATAGATGACCCTACTACTTCGGataaatttcaaataacGTATGCAAACGAATCCCTCTGGGATACActagtgatgaagaacaagaCTGCATTGGAGTCAGGTGAGTTATTTGATTTGGGTCCCGACACGAAATGTTTCCTTCCGAATATGACCAGATTGCATGAACAAAATGTCCAGTCTGTGAATGATCCTGAATACAAGCAGAAACTAATTGATACCTTAGATATGGGCGCACACATTATTGACGCCAGCCTAAAAAATCAATGCTTAGTTAGTCAAAACGGATTTTGGACGTACCGATATTGTGGAAGTGGTGACTTCACTCAATACCATGGAGTTGCTCCAGACCCTAATGATAAACTGACTTACACCCTGGGAAGATCCAGCAaacaaatagaaaatagagaatttcaacttctttatGATGATTACGGTTATTACATTAGTGAGATTATTGAATCCGGTGATATATGTGATGTAACGGGTACGCCTAGAGCAATCGAAATACAGTATACATGTGGTAACGTTATGAGACCAGGGACGTTGCAATGGACAAGAGAAACGAAAATCTGTCACTATGAAGCTCAAGTAATAGTCCCAGATCTATGCCAGTTGGAACTTCTCTCAAAGAACCAAGATAAGAAGAATGCTGTTCCAATTATTTGCCATATGTCCAATGATGTTCCTGATAAACATAACAttgttgatattgtttCCAACTATGatgtttcttttgttgCAAATCAAGTTTATTTCCTTCTACCAATGAATAATTCTAACGTTGATAGGGCTTTGTTAATGTACACAGGGAATGCAACTGAGGATGGATTGGAGATGGACCCATTCCCAATGGAGATTTACAAAAAGTTTATCGATGTGATGAATAAAATGCTAGGTTTGGGATTGTTATCTCCACCTGATGGAAAACCTTTTGATGTACACGATTCTTACCAGTGGATCGGTGACATCGTTGACATGCATGGTAACTACTTGAATAGGTTAAGATTGGATGTTGATGTTAATATGGAGGCTACCTTAATTATAGACAAATCTATTAATTTTACTGGTCCTAATAACTTTCAGTGGTATTTTAGAGGTTCAGATAGAACGAAAAATAGCAAATCTAGGTTTGGTTCCCTGACCAATGATAATATGATGCTTGCTGGTGGTTCAATAATAAACGTTGACGATATaagcaaagaaaatgcTCAAGAATTGCTCGAGAAGTTAGTTGCTGCTGGAAAACTGTCGGGTGTGATAGAGGACAATAAAATTACACAAGGATCACCAATTGAAGCTTCAAAAACGAAGGTCACAAAAGCGTCAGAATCTACACCAGTTTCTGAGAAGAATAAAAAGGCAAAAACAGTAACTAAAACAATTATCCGCTCCCGAGATAAGGAAGAatattttaaagaaaatgaaaaacagggagaagaaaataatgcTCAAGTTCCGTTTTCTGCACATAATAATGAACAACATGGAACGATTAGTAAATCTGAAAGAAAGGAAGAAAATACTAATCAGAAACAGTTGGCTAATACACAAAAGGGGGATACTGACACACCACCACAATCCAGTCAATCATCTGCTAATGACAAATTATCACGATCCGGTATGGGGCAAAAAGAACCTGGTGTTGATGAAATTGGCAGCGAACTAAGAGGCAATTCTAAAAAGGCATTAGGATCAAATATCGATAATTCATCTGGCCGATCGACTCTAAATGATAATAGTGATAGAATTGCTGTCGAAAATGAAGCTAGAGAAATTATCAATAGTAATGCATATGATCAGTCAGAGGCTTCCGTCGATCCTAACTATAGAAATGATCAACAGAGGTTAAATTCTGCAAAAGAACACACCTTCTCCCAAtccaaagaaaagaagtcCATTAATTCTGAGGAAATTCTTGAAACCAAAATTTTAAACTCAGAAACGTTGGGTAATAACGATGGTGTAGCATCTGATGTtaaggatgaagaagttgtcGAATCTGATAGAAACGGGgttattgatgatgagtTGTAA
- the TGL2 gene encoding triglyceride lipase (CAGL0E04708g~Protein of unknown function) has translation MTSSKELLVKEDIHSIDKLPKIENYKAPKYPVVLCHGLSGFDKLILIPSVFRLTKMISSSINLNNSDHFLEIDDDTEGASVRNKGLLEIEYWIGIKEILEKNGCQTITTKVPGMGSIEERALALNASIEREVKKLQKKQKKNSWFSRNEKIKLNLLAHSMGGLDCRYLIAKLPKRNYQVASLTTISTPHRGSEMADYITKLFFDLKPKKESAPNIHLPICFYQLTTTYMQYFNENVRDDPKVKYFSYGSYFKPKWYNVLAWPWKVIAKATNDGLNDGLVTIKSSEWGEYQGTLKNVDHLDIINWKNKLQDDYLKYFPKIGYEPINILDFYLHVTDNLARNGL, from the coding sequence ATGACCTCCTCAAAAGAGCTGCTGGTTAAGGAAGATATTCACTCAATTGATAAGTTACCTAAGATTGAGAATTATAAGGCACCTAAATATCCAGTTGTACTGTGTCATGGGCTGTCAGGGTTTGATAAGTTGATTCTCATTCCATCTGTGTTTAGGCTAACTAAAATGATAAGCAGTAGCATTAACCTGAACAACTCGGATCATTTCCTGGAAATTGATGACGATACCGAAGGTGCAAGTGTGAGGAATAAGGGACTGCTAGAGATAGAGTACTGGATTGGcattaaagaaatacttgaaaaaaatggctGTCAAACAATTACTACAAAAGTGCCAGGTATGGGCAGCATCGAAGAACGAGCACTGGCTTTAAATGCCTCTATTGAACGTGAAGTAAAGAAGCTACagaaaaagcaaaagaaaaattcaTGGTTCTCGagaaatgaaaagataAAGCTAAACCTCTTAGCGCATTCAATGGGTGGCCTAGATTGCCGATACTTAATAGCAAAACTACCGAAAAGAAACTACCAAGTAGCTAGTTTGACGACAATATCAACCCCACATCGGGGCTCAGAAATGGCCGACTATATTACAAAGTTGTTTTTTGATctgaaaccaaaaaaagaaagtgcCCCAAATATTCATTTACCAATATGCTTTTATCAGTTAACAACAACTTATATGCAATACTTCAATGAGAATGTTAGAGATGATCCAAAAGTTAAGTACTTTTCATATGGATCATACTTTAAGCCTAAATGGTATAACGTATTAGCATGGCCTTGGAAAGTCATAGCAAAAGCTACTAATGACGGATTGAATGATGGTCTAGTTACCATAAAAAGCAGTGAATGGGGCGAATATCAAGGTACTCTAAAAAATGTGGATCATCTTGACATTATTAATTGGAAGAACAAATTACAAGATGATTATCTTAAGtattttccaaaaattgGGTATGAACCAATAAATATCCTAGACTTTTATCTACATGTAACAGATAATTTGGCTAGAAATGGCCTTTAA